One genomic segment of Rivularia sp. PCC 7116 includes these proteins:
- a CDS encoding cadherin domain-containing protein: MSVIGPDSRQVITSFGTFPISTVTTVDIQTSAGSFVGSGITIAPNHVLTAGHNPYNASNNTIATSLRTTTSANEDALRTRIIGFSSDPPANVTNVNFVDNYNVTGNPGDDIALFTTSDAPIAASDVIGLIAFVDPATTTGLTIDTAGYPGDNVSGNIPGNTGVFGRDLVRSPGAAESPGNIVFTSNGRFFYSQDVDTAGGQSGSGVWHTLDGDPNPRVLGIHAYGSSTNNSGVLITTDIYDEIIDQIETDSGTTNANDLPENAIIGGTANDDIFGSYRRERIIGNDGNDRLFGGGANDRLEGGDGVDQALFSEIFTNYDFTITDPLLPAFQFIHARGSQSDATDTTKDIEFGVFEFVDADENGTDDDGNLFFVPLQVDPDDNTKLKDGALITPEEDILDDEGNKIGTITVESPAWMFDGDVNYTLTLGSEQGLLYNFAYIFDSSGSMSGTRIVEAKAAYQELTQSLIDDGIAANSEFAVVDFDSSASLFAPLDAPTTISTINGLVAGGLTNFNSALVEAQNFFTSRNNNATNIAYFLSDGFNNGPDFSSSAAQLQQLAEVRAFGIGNPSLSELNIVDSDDAVVLSDPADLITEFNAATIDKNIIERIDVKLAGTVVDTITPDQLIEDTLGLKFEGTIDGLEVTRTAENDVTFDVVFNDGTPTASLDYKITTGQEQVTQQTDNGTKQIITFSVNQTDFVESTQSQSISQENNQSNLENTVASQPVIREINANDLDNTIQVSDGQNTIFGNGGNDRFILLGGVNLVDGGVGIDTVEINKTQTDAGGVSKNGNIVNIGTDNTLLNVEFIQFSDVRLAVDTLTVTPTLSLANQGISLAEGNTGSTTATFTVNLSSTTTEDVVIDFATRSDNADAGTDFVENTGQLTIAAGQTSGDITLEILGDTDVEGDESVSLDLSVVSGGTFANGATTATAGVNIIDDDSVISIPITGGDPTVVEGDSDAPSTLTLTLDRFGGLNGTDTIKVEIIEKGDNPAQASDFVDGFSSSEVTFAAGEDTKTIDIAINPDREIEGDETFGVKLTSVSGTALVPSEDLIFTILNDDANTPPTITSNPTFQVAENTTTVGTITANDADGNDLSFSITGGADQGLFSINDSGELSFINAPDFETAADADADNNYQVQIAVSDGAENVAQDLTITVENVNETPTVDDATFTVDENSTSGTEVGIITATDPEKEALTFAISSGNLDPDNDSNLAFAIDPSTGTITVNDKDDLDFEVTPTFNLEVTATDAGDLTDTANITVNLNDVAPAQFETESNNGIFTLNGGDSTNVKFTLSNNNTENVNEVGVFVVNNENGNVDGNAPGSDGYLKAALQRSQIIFSAISDRPSGFDLGDIERVIEVDSDAHLGFYLVSNGTTDTALAELAANGTTNLPIFFSDSSNLQVSDLVAESFNLNWSDEAGNSDFTNLDLTVQLTQDAPASATELQGNLQNELIDLSNESGQVSVSVEVHREAAFDNLIGFYQVLDSKGGIDTNGDGVIDFNPGDAGYEEAALTNRITSLDLLQTDEQQTSSFDGTFDGGNILASFMVVDGTVDEAINNNAEVYFSFLGANSDGVDHIRLLGDNTFGYEDLAGGGDFDYNDMIVKVDFPTV, encoded by the coding sequence ATGAGCGTAATTGGTCCTGATAGTAGACAGGTTATTACTTCGTTTGGCACCTTTCCAATTTCCACGGTTACGACTGTTGATATTCAAACATCTGCTGGCTCTTTCGTTGGATCTGGAATTACAATTGCTCCCAATCACGTACTTACCGCAGGTCACAATCCTTACAATGCTAGCAATAATACAATTGCTACTAGTTTGCGAACAACAACCAGTGCGAACGAAGATGCTTTGAGAACTCGCATCATTGGTTTCTCTAGCGATCCACCAGCAAATGTTACCAATGTAAATTTTGTAGATAATTACAACGTAACAGGGAATCCTGGAGATGATATTGCTCTGTTTACCACTAGTGACGCACCAATTGCTGCAAGCGATGTAATTGGTCTGATTGCGTTTGTCGATCCTGCAACTACTACAGGTTTAACCATTGATACAGCAGGATATCCTGGAGACAATGTCTCGGGTAATATACCAGGTAACACTGGAGTGTTTGGACGCGATTTAGTACGTTCTCCAGGTGCAGCAGAATCACCAGGTAACATTGTTTTTACATCAAATGGACGTTTTTTCTACTCTCAAGATGTTGATACTGCTGGTGGTCAGAGCGGAAGTGGTGTATGGCATACTCTAGACGGTGACCCTAATCCTCGTGTTTTGGGTATTCATGCTTATGGAAGTAGTACGAACAACAGTGGTGTGCTGATTACAACAGATATTTATGATGAAATCATCGACCAGATTGAAACTGATTCTGGAACTACCAATGCTAATGACCTTCCAGAAAACGCAATCATTGGTGGTACTGCTAACGATGATATTTTCGGTTCTTACCGTAGAGAGCGCATCATAGGAAACGATGGTAATGACAGACTCTTTGGTGGTGGTGCAAATGACCGTTTAGAAGGTGGAGACGGTGTGGATCAAGCCCTTTTCTCGGAAATCTTCACCAATTACGACTTTACTATTACCGATCCTTTATTACCTGCATTTCAATTCATACATGCTCGTGGAAGTCAAAGTGACGCTACAGATACTACTAAAGATATTGAATTCGGTGTCTTTGAATTTGTTGATGCGGATGAGAATGGTACCGATGATGATGGAAATCTTTTCTTTGTTCCACTGCAAGTAGATCCTGACGACAATACAAAACTAAAGGATGGAGCTCTTATTACTCCCGAAGAAGATATTCTCGACGACGAGGGTAACAAGATTGGCACAATAACTGTTGAATCTCCAGCTTGGATGTTTGATGGCGATGTGAACTATACCCTTACTCTTGGTTCTGAACAGGGACTCTTATACAATTTTGCCTATATTTTTGACAGTTCCGGCAGTATGTCTGGAACAAGAATTGTAGAAGCTAAAGCTGCCTATCAAGAATTAACTCAATCCTTAATTGACGATGGTATTGCTGCCAATAGTGAATTTGCTGTCGTAGATTTTGATAGTTCTGCATCTTTATTCGCTCCACTAGATGCACCCACCACGATTTCTACTATTAATGGCTTAGTTGCTGGGGGTCTTACAAACTTTAATTCAGCTTTAGTTGAAGCACAAAATTTCTTTACATCGCGGAATAATAATGCAACTAATATTGCTTATTTTCTCTCTGATGGATTTAATAATGGTCCTGACTTCTCGTCAAGTGCTGCACAGCTACAACAATTAGCTGAGGTTCGTGCTTTTGGTATTGGTAATCCAAGTTTAAGTGAATTAAACATTGTAGATTCAGATGATGCTGTTGTGCTTTCAGATCCTGCTGATTTAATCACAGAATTTAATGCAGCAACCATAGATAAAAATATCATTGAACGTATTGACGTGAAATTAGCTGGTACCGTAGTCGATACAATCACTCCAGATCAATTAATTGAAGATACACTTGGTCTGAAGTTTGAAGGTACTATTGACGGACTCGAAGTCACCCGCACAGCAGAAAATGATGTCACCTTTGATGTGGTGTTTAATGATGGTACTCCTACTGCTTCTCTAGATTATAAAATTACCACGGGTCAGGAACAGGTCACACAGCAAACGGATAATGGAACAAAACAAATTATTACTTTCAGTGTGAATCAAACTGACTTCGTTGAGTCTACCCAAAGCCAGTCAATCAGCCAAGAGAATAATCAAAGCAATCTTGAAAATACTGTCGCAAGTCAGCCAGTAATTCGAGAAATCAACGCAAACGATCTTGATAATACTATCCAAGTTAGTGACGGTCAAAACACCATTTTTGGTAATGGTGGAAATGACCGGTTTATTCTCTTGGGTGGTGTCAACCTGGTAGATGGTGGTGTAGGTATCGATACTGTTGAAATCAATAAGACTCAAACTGATGCTGGCGGTGTTTCCAAAAACGGGAATATAGTCAATATCGGTACTGATAATACTTTGCTAAATGTAGAGTTTATTCAATTCAGTGATGTTCGACTAGCTGTTGATACACTAACCGTTACACCAACACTATCTTTAGCAAACCAGGGTATCTCCCTCGCAGAAGGTAATACTGGTTCAACTACTGCTACCTTTACTGTCAATCTTTCTAGTACCACAACTGAAGATGTAGTAATTGACTTTGCTACTCGTTCAGATAATGCAGATGCAGGAACTGATTTTGTCGAAAATACAGGTCAACTGACAATTGCTGCGGGACAAACTTCAGGTGATATTACGCTGGAAATATTAGGCGATACTGATGTTGAAGGGGACGAATCTGTATCTCTCGATCTGAGTGTGGTTTCTGGTGGAACATTTGCGAATGGAGCAACAACAGCAACTGCTGGGGTTAACATCATTGATGATGATAGTGTAATCAGTATACCAATTACAGGTGGAGATCCAACAGTTGTAGAAGGAGATTCCGATGCTCCATCGACTCTCACACTCACACTCGATCGCTTTGGCGGTTTAAATGGAACTGACACAATTAAAGTTGAGATTATTGAGAAAGGTGATAATCCTGCTCAAGCATCTGATTTTGTCGATGGTTTTTCTTCTAGCGAAGTTACTTTTGCTGCTGGTGAAGATACAAAAACAATTGATATTGCTATCAATCCAGATCGAGAAATTGAAGGTGATGAGACATTTGGAGTTAAACTAACAAGTGTTTCTGGCACTGCATTAGTTCCAAGTGAGGATTTGATATTTACAATACTTAACGATGACGCTAATACTCCACCAACCATTACCAGTAATCCAACATTCCAAGTTGCAGAAAATACCACAACAGTAGGAACAATTACTGCTAACGATGCAGATGGAAATGACCTCAGTTTCAGTATTACTGGTGGTGCTGACCAAGGATTATTTTCTATCAACGACAGTGGGGAACTAAGCTTTATCAACGCTCCCGACTTTGAAACTGCTGCTGACGCTGACGCTGATAACAACTACCAAGTCCAAATTGCTGTTTCCGACGGTGCTGAAAATGTAGCTCAAGACTTGACTATTACAGTAGAAAACGTTAACGAAACACCTACTGTTGATGATGCGACTTTCACTGTAGATGAAAACAGCACTTCTGGAACAGAAGTAGGTATTATTACCGCAACAGACCCCGAAAAAGAAGCTTTAACTTTTGCAATAAGTTCCGGAAACCTTGACCCAGATAATGATAGTAACCTAGCTTTTGCAATTGACCCCTCTACCGGAACAATTACCGTTAATGACAAAGATGACCTTGACTTTGAAGTTACACCTACTTTCAATCTAGAGGTTACAGCAACAGACGCAGGTGATTTAACCGATACTGCTAATATTACCGTCAACCTTAATGATGTTGCTCCTGCTCAGTTTGAGACTGAAAGTAATAACGGAATATTTACTTTGAATGGAGGAGACTCCACCAACGTCAAATTTACTCTATCTAACAATAACACCGAAAATGTAAACGAGGTTGGTGTATTTGTTGTAAATAATGAAAACGGTAATGTTGATGGTAATGCCCCTGGTTCCGACGGTTATCTCAAAGCAGCGCTACAAAGGTCACAAATAATCTTCTCAGCAATTTCTGACCGTCCTAGTGGATTTGACTTAGGAGATATTGAGCGGGTAATTGAAGTTGATTCTGACGCACATTTAGGCTTCTATTTGGTATCTAACGGTACAACTGATACAGCACTTGCGGAGTTAGCAGCAAACGGAACCACAAACTTACCCATATTCTTCTCCGATTCCTCCAACCTACAAGTATCTGATTTGGTTGCAGAAAGTTTTAATTTAAACTGGTCAGATGAAGCAGGTAATAGTGATTTCACTAATTTAGATTTAACTGTACAACTTACTCAAGATGCTCCTGCTTCCGCTACTGAATTACAAGGAAACCTACAAAATGAACTTATAGATTTGAGTAATGAATCAGGTCAAGTATCAGTTAGCGTAGAGGTACACCGAGAAGCCGCTTTCGATAACTTGATTGGTTTTTACCAAGTTCTTGACAGTAAAGGTGGAATTGATACAAATGGTGATGGTGTAATAGACTTTAATCCTGGTGATGCTGGATATGAAGAAGCTGCGTTGACAAACCGCATCACAAGTTTAGATTTGCTTCAAACCGATGAGCAACAAACATCTAGCTTTGATGGAACCTTCGACGGTGGAAATATTTTAGCTTCCTTCATGGTTGTAGATGGAACTGTAGATGAAGCAATCAACAACAACGCAGAAGTTTACTTCTCATTCTTGGGAGCAAACAGCGATGGAGTTGACCACATTCGCTTACTTGGTGACAATACTTTCGGTTACGAAGACCTAGCTGGTGGTGGTGATTTTGACTATAACGATATGATTGTTAAAGTTGATTTTCCCACTGTGTAA